One Paramisgurnus dabryanus chromosome 8, PD_genome_1.1, whole genome shotgun sequence DNA window includes the following coding sequences:
- the iws1 gene encoding protein IWS1 homolog A isoform X3, translated as MDGDEDIRSDDGSVTPVQDEQEDLRPGSRLSDDDVTDNEDDTQDRKSENSGSDQEAHEGGDGSDSEPEPPRPADSDDDDDGGSSPVKAPRPADSDDDDDDEGSLPVKSPRPADSDDDDGGSSPVKPPRPADSDDDDDGGSSPVKPPRPADSDDDDGGSSPAKRRASISDNEDEKPQPASDSDNDDQEKRASPKSGAGSESDDDKPRQKTQKSSDDEDEDGGRKEKGKWKAVMNSDSEDEEERPKKDAESDKEDAPKQRTMDSEDDDDDDMPVKRKKAVLSDSEEDEGKAVKKSRVVSDDDDSGSDENSGGPDKSLAAKLKELGSDSEDEEDTTKAEGTKDEKALFGSDSDSGGDEEEKMIADIFGESGDEEEEFTGFNQEELEGEQKQSQAAGQKNVDDSDSDDDVDRGGKDMSYMSDFDMMLARKKAQGGKRRRNRDGGTFISDADDVVSAMITKMTEAAEEDRTLNSQKKPALKKLMLLPTVVMHLKKQDLKDTFIDSGVMAAIKEWISPLPDKSLPALKIREELLKILQELPSVSQETLKLSGIGRAVMFLYKHPKESRPNKDLALKLINEWSRPIFGLTSNYKGMTREERQQRDLDQQIAPRRRLSSGGQTPRRDLEKVLTGEEKALRPGDPGFCARARVPMPSNKDYVVRPKWNVDGDSSRGSMKKGMSRVDKQMRRFADIKRLTKPGHAVKISVEGNRMPL; from the exons ATGGATGGAGATGAGGACATTCGCTCAG ATGATGGTAGTGTCACCCCGGTTCAGGATGAGCAGGAGGATTTGAGACCTGGATCGAGACTGTCAGAT GACGATGTCACGGACAACGAAGACGACACTCAGGACAGGAAATCTGAGAACAGTGGGTCAGATCAGGAGGCCCACGAAGGAGGAGACGGAAGCGATTCAGAGCCCGAACCACCCCGACCCGCTGacagtgatgatgatgatgatggggGCAGCTCTCCTGTGAAAGCACCCCGACCCGCCGACagcgatgatgatgatgatgatgagggCAGCTTACCTGTAAAATCACCCCGACCCGCTGacagtgatgatgatgatggggGCAGCTCCCCTGTAAAACCACCCCGTCCCGCCGACAGTGATGACGATGATGATGGGGGCAGCTCCCCTGTGAAACCACCCCGACCTGCCGatagtgatgatgatgatggggGCAGCTCCCCTGCAAAACGAAGAGCCAGCATCTCTGACAATGAGGATGAGAAACCTCAACCCGCCAGCGACTCCGACAACGACGATCAGGAGAAAAGAGCCAGCCCGAAATCAGGCGCGGGCAGTGAATCAGACGATGATAAACCCAGACAGAAGACACAGAAATCCTCAGATGATGAGGATGAGGATGGAGGGAGGAAGGAGAAGGGAAAGTGGAAAGCAGTGATGAACTCAGACAGTGAGGATGAGGAGGAGAGACCGAAGAAGGACGCGGAAAGTGATAAGGAAGATGCGCCTAAACAACGGACGATGGACAGCGAAGATGATGACGACGATGACATGCCTG TGAAGAGGAAAAAGGCTGTGCTGTCGGACAGTGAGGAAGATGAAGGGAAAG cggtaaaaaagaGCAGGGTGGTGTCTGATGACGATGACTCTGGCAGTGATGAAAACTCCGGCGGTCCTGATAAAAGTTTAGCTGCTAAACTGAAGGAGCTGGGCTCAGACAGCGAGGATGAAGAGGACACGACGAAGGCAGAAGGAACTAAAGACGAGAAAGCTCTGTTCGGCTCTGACAGTGACTCCGGCGGCGATGAGGAAGA GAAAATGATCGCAGACATTTTCGGTGAGTCTGGTGATGAGGAAGAGGAGTTCACG ggCTTTAATCAAGAAGAGCTGGAGGGCGAGCAGAAGCAGTCTCAGGCAGCAGGACAGAAGAATGTGGACGACTCCGATTCAGATGATGATGTTGATAGAGGAGGAAAAGA CATGTCTTACATGTCAGATTTTGACATGATGTTGGCCCGTAAGAAAGCTCAGGGCGGGAAACGCAGACGCAATCGAGACGGCGGCACCTTCATCAGTGATGCTGACGATGTTGTCAGTGCCATGATCACCAAAATGACAGAAGCTGCTGAG GAGGACAGAACTTTAAACAGTCAGAAGAAACCGGCGCTGAAGAAGCTCATGCTTCTGCCCACAGTcgtcatgcatttaaaaaa ACAGGATCTGAAAGACACGTTTATAGACAGCGGCGTCATGGCGGCCATTAAAGAATGGATCAGTCCACTGCCGGATAAAAGTCTCCCTGCACTCAAGATCAGAGAGGAACTCCTTAAAATCCTACAGGAA cTGCCCAGCGTAAGCCAGGAAACACTGAAGCTCAGTGGAATTGGCCGAGCCGTCATGTTCCTCTACAAACACCCTAAAGAGTCTCGACCAAACAAAGATCTCGCACTGAAACTCATCA ATGAGTGGTCGCGGCCCATCTTCGGTTTAACGTCAAACTACAAGGGAATGACTCGAGAAGAGAGACAACAGAGAGATCTCGATCAACAGATCGCCCCACGCAGGCGCCTCAG CTCAGGTGGACAAACACCCCGCAGAGACCTGGAGAAAGTTCTCACAGGAGAAGAAAA GGCATTGCGGCCAGGTGACCCAGGCTTCTGTGCGAGGGCGCGTGTGCCCATGCCTTCTAATAAAGACTACGTTGTTCGACCCAAGTGGAACGTAGACGGGGACTCGAGCAGG gGTTCGATGAAGAAGGGAATGTCACGAGTAGATAAACAAATGCGACGCTTCGCGGATATCAAAAGATTAACAAAGCCGGGACACGCGGTAAAGATCAGCGTGGAGGGGAACCGCATGCCTCTCTGA
- the iws1 gene encoding protein IWS1 homolog isoform X4, giving the protein MDGDEDIRSDDGSVTPVQDEQEDLRPGSRLSDDDVTDNEDDTQDRKSENSGSDQEAHEGGDGSDSEPEPPRPADSDDDDDGGSSPVKAPRPADSDDDDDDEGSLPVKSPRPADSDDDDGGSSPVKPPRPADSDDDDDGGSSPVKPPRPADSDDDDGGSSPAKRRASISDNEDEKPQPASDSDNDDQEKRASPKSGAGSESDDDKPRQKTQKSSDDEDEDGGRKEKGKWKAVMNSDSEDEEERPKKDAESDKEDAPKQRTMDSEDDDDDDMPVKRKKAVLSDSEEDEGKAVKKSRVVSDDDDSGSDENSGGPDKSLAAKLKELGSDSEDEEDTTKAEGTKDEKALFGSDSDSGGDEEEKMIADIFGESGDEEEEFTGFNQEELEGEQKQSQAAGQKNVDDSDSDDDVDRGGKDMSYMSDFDMMLARKKAQGGKRRRNRDGGTFISDADDVVSAMITKMTEAAEEDRTLNSQKKPALKKLMLLPTVVMHLKKQDLKDTFIDSGVMAAIKEWISPLPDKSLPALKIREELLKILQELPSVSQETLKLSGIGRAVMFLYKHPKESRPNKDLALKLINEWSRPIFGLTSNYKGMTREERQQRDLDQQIAPRRRLSSGGQTPRRDLEKVLTGEEKALRPGDPGFCARARVPMPSNKDYVVRPKWNVDGDSSRRSFRKGMSLLEKHKRRFAEERKQRRPQGAVKISIEGNRMPL; this is encoded by the exons ATGGATGGAGATGAGGACATTCGCTCAG ATGATGGTAGTGTCACCCCGGTTCAGGATGAGCAGGAGGATTTGAGACCTGGATCGAGACTGTCAGAT GACGATGTCACGGACAACGAAGACGACACTCAGGACAGGAAATCTGAGAACAGTGGGTCAGATCAGGAGGCCCACGAAGGAGGAGACGGAAGCGATTCAGAGCCCGAACCACCCCGACCCGCTGacagtgatgatgatgatgatggggGCAGCTCTCCTGTGAAAGCACCCCGACCCGCCGACagcgatgatgatgatgatgatgagggCAGCTTACCTGTAAAATCACCCCGACCCGCTGacagtgatgatgatgatggggGCAGCTCCCCTGTAAAACCACCCCGTCCCGCCGACAGTGATGACGATGATGATGGGGGCAGCTCCCCTGTGAAACCACCCCGACCTGCCGatagtgatgatgatgatggggGCAGCTCCCCTGCAAAACGAAGAGCCAGCATCTCTGACAATGAGGATGAGAAACCTCAACCCGCCAGCGACTCCGACAACGACGATCAGGAGAAAAGAGCCAGCCCGAAATCAGGCGCGGGCAGTGAATCAGACGATGATAAACCCAGACAGAAGACACAGAAATCCTCAGATGATGAGGATGAGGATGGAGGGAGGAAGGAGAAGGGAAAGTGGAAAGCAGTGATGAACTCAGACAGTGAGGATGAGGAGGAGAGACCGAAGAAGGACGCGGAAAGTGATAAGGAAGATGCGCCTAAACAACGGACGATGGACAGCGAAGATGATGACGACGATGACATGCCTG TGAAGAGGAAAAAGGCTGTGCTGTCGGACAGTGAGGAAGATGAAGGGAAAG cggtaaaaaagaGCAGGGTGGTGTCTGATGACGATGACTCTGGCAGTGATGAAAACTCCGGCGGTCCTGATAAAAGTTTAGCTGCTAAACTGAAGGAGCTGGGCTCAGACAGCGAGGATGAAGAGGACACGACGAAGGCAGAAGGAACTAAAGACGAGAAAGCTCTGTTCGGCTCTGACAGTGACTCCGGCGGCGATGAGGAAGA GAAAATGATCGCAGACATTTTCGGTGAGTCTGGTGATGAGGAAGAGGAGTTCACG ggCTTTAATCAAGAAGAGCTGGAGGGCGAGCAGAAGCAGTCTCAGGCAGCAGGACAGAAGAATGTGGACGACTCCGATTCAGATGATGATGTTGATAGAGGAGGAAAAGA CATGTCTTACATGTCAGATTTTGACATGATGTTGGCCCGTAAGAAAGCTCAGGGCGGGAAACGCAGACGCAATCGAGACGGCGGCACCTTCATCAGTGATGCTGACGATGTTGTCAGTGCCATGATCACCAAAATGACAGAAGCTGCTGAG GAGGACAGAACTTTAAACAGTCAGAAGAAACCGGCGCTGAAGAAGCTCATGCTTCTGCCCACAGTcgtcatgcatttaaaaaa ACAGGATCTGAAAGACACGTTTATAGACAGCGGCGTCATGGCGGCCATTAAAGAATGGATCAGTCCACTGCCGGATAAAAGTCTCCCTGCACTCAAGATCAGAGAGGAACTCCTTAAAATCCTACAGGAA cTGCCCAGCGTAAGCCAGGAAACACTGAAGCTCAGTGGAATTGGCCGAGCCGTCATGTTCCTCTACAAACACCCTAAAGAGTCTCGACCAAACAAAGATCTCGCACTGAAACTCATCA ATGAGTGGTCGCGGCCCATCTTCGGTTTAACGTCAAACTACAAGGGAATGACTCGAGAAGAGAGACAACAGAGAGATCTCGATCAACAGATCGCCCCACGCAGGCGCCTCAG CTCAGGTGGACAAACACCCCGCAGAGACCTGGAGAAAGTTCTCACAGGAGAAGAAAA GGCATTGCGGCCAGGTGACCCAGGCTTCTGTGCGAGGGCGCGTGTGCCCATGCCTTCTAATAAAGACTACGTTGTTCGACCCAAGTGGAACGTAGACGGGGACTCGAGCAGG AGGAGCTTTAGGAAAGGCATGAGCCTGCTGGAGAAGCACAAGCGACGTTTCGCTGAAGAGAGGAAACAGCGTCGCCCACAGGGAGCTGTGAAAATCAGCATTGAGGGAAACCGTATGCCCCTGTAG
- the iws1 gene encoding protein IWS1 homolog isoform X1: protein MDGDEDIRSDDGSVTPVQDEQEDLRPGSRLSDDDVTDNEDDTQDRKSENSGSDQEAHEGGDGSDSEPEPPRPADSDDDDDGGSSPVKAPRPADSDDDDDDEGSLPVKSPRPADSDDDDGGSSPVKPPRPADSDDDDDGGSSPVKPPRPADSDDDDGGSSPAKRRASISDNEDEKPQPASDSDNDDQEKRASPKSGAGSESDDDKPRQKTQKSSDDEDEDGGRKEKGKWKAVMNSDSEDEEERPKKDAESDKEDAPKQRTMDSEDDDDDDMPVKRKKAVLSDSEEDEGKAVKKSRVVSDDDDSGSDENSGGPDKSLAAKLKELGSDSEDEEDTTKAEGTKDEKALFGSDSDSGGDEEEKMIADIFGESGDEEEEFTGFNQEELEGEQKQSQAAGQKNVDDSDSDDDVDRGGKDMSYMSDFDMMLARKKAQGGKRRRNRDGGTFISDADDVVSAMITKMTEAAEEDRTLNSQKKPALKKLMLLPTVVMHLKKQDLKDTFIDSGVMAAIKEWISPLPDKSLPALKIREELLKILQELPSVSQETLKLSGIGRAVMFLYKHPKESRPNKDLALKLINEWSRPIFGLTSNYKGMTREERQQRDLDQQIAPRRRLSEPQTSDRAEEPDVFAPPHSSGGQTPRRDLEKVLTGEEKALRPGDPGFCARARVPMPSNKDYVVRPKWNVDGDSSRGSMKKGMSRVDKQMRRFADIKRLTKPGHAVKISVEGNRMPL from the exons ATGGATGGAGATGAGGACATTCGCTCAG ATGATGGTAGTGTCACCCCGGTTCAGGATGAGCAGGAGGATTTGAGACCTGGATCGAGACTGTCAGAT GACGATGTCACGGACAACGAAGACGACACTCAGGACAGGAAATCTGAGAACAGTGGGTCAGATCAGGAGGCCCACGAAGGAGGAGACGGAAGCGATTCAGAGCCCGAACCACCCCGACCCGCTGacagtgatgatgatgatgatggggGCAGCTCTCCTGTGAAAGCACCCCGACCCGCCGACagcgatgatgatgatgatgatgagggCAGCTTACCTGTAAAATCACCCCGACCCGCTGacagtgatgatgatgatggggGCAGCTCCCCTGTAAAACCACCCCGTCCCGCCGACAGTGATGACGATGATGATGGGGGCAGCTCCCCTGTGAAACCACCCCGACCTGCCGatagtgatgatgatgatggggGCAGCTCCCCTGCAAAACGAAGAGCCAGCATCTCTGACAATGAGGATGAGAAACCTCAACCCGCCAGCGACTCCGACAACGACGATCAGGAGAAAAGAGCCAGCCCGAAATCAGGCGCGGGCAGTGAATCAGACGATGATAAACCCAGACAGAAGACACAGAAATCCTCAGATGATGAGGATGAGGATGGAGGGAGGAAGGAGAAGGGAAAGTGGAAAGCAGTGATGAACTCAGACAGTGAGGATGAGGAGGAGAGACCGAAGAAGGACGCGGAAAGTGATAAGGAAGATGCGCCTAAACAACGGACGATGGACAGCGAAGATGATGACGACGATGACATGCCTG TGAAGAGGAAAAAGGCTGTGCTGTCGGACAGTGAGGAAGATGAAGGGAAAG cggtaaaaaagaGCAGGGTGGTGTCTGATGACGATGACTCTGGCAGTGATGAAAACTCCGGCGGTCCTGATAAAAGTTTAGCTGCTAAACTGAAGGAGCTGGGCTCAGACAGCGAGGATGAAGAGGACACGACGAAGGCAGAAGGAACTAAAGACGAGAAAGCTCTGTTCGGCTCTGACAGTGACTCCGGCGGCGATGAGGAAGA GAAAATGATCGCAGACATTTTCGGTGAGTCTGGTGATGAGGAAGAGGAGTTCACG ggCTTTAATCAAGAAGAGCTGGAGGGCGAGCAGAAGCAGTCTCAGGCAGCAGGACAGAAGAATGTGGACGACTCCGATTCAGATGATGATGTTGATAGAGGAGGAAAAGA CATGTCTTACATGTCAGATTTTGACATGATGTTGGCCCGTAAGAAAGCTCAGGGCGGGAAACGCAGACGCAATCGAGACGGCGGCACCTTCATCAGTGATGCTGACGATGTTGTCAGTGCCATGATCACCAAAATGACAGAAGCTGCTGAG GAGGACAGAACTTTAAACAGTCAGAAGAAACCGGCGCTGAAGAAGCTCATGCTTCTGCCCACAGTcgtcatgcatttaaaaaa ACAGGATCTGAAAGACACGTTTATAGACAGCGGCGTCATGGCGGCCATTAAAGAATGGATCAGTCCACTGCCGGATAAAAGTCTCCCTGCACTCAAGATCAGAGAGGAACTCCTTAAAATCCTACAGGAA cTGCCCAGCGTAAGCCAGGAAACACTGAAGCTCAGTGGAATTGGCCGAGCCGTCATGTTCCTCTACAAACACCCTAAAGAGTCTCGACCAAACAAAGATCTCGCACTGAAACTCATCA ATGAGTGGTCGCGGCCCATCTTCGGTTTAACGTCAAACTACAAGGGAATGACTCGAGAAGAGAGACAACAGAGAGATCTCGATCAACAGATCGCCCCACGCAGGCGCCTCAG TGAGCCTCAGACGTCTGATAGGGCAGAAGAACCAGACGTCTTTGCCCCTCCCCACAG CTCAGGTGGACAAACACCCCGCAGAGACCTGGAGAAAGTTCTCACAGGAGAAGAAAA GGCATTGCGGCCAGGTGACCCAGGCTTCTGTGCGAGGGCGCGTGTGCCCATGCCTTCTAATAAAGACTACGTTGTTCGACCCAAGTGGAACGTAGACGGGGACTCGAGCAGG gGTTCGATGAAGAAGGGAATGTCACGAGTAGATAAACAAATGCGACGCTTCGCGGATATCAAAAGATTAACAAAGCCGGGACACGCGGTAAAGATCAGCGTGGAGGGGAACCGCATGCCTCTCTGA
- the iws1 gene encoding protein IWS1 homolog isoform X2, with protein sequence MDGDEDIRSDDGSVTPVQDEQEDLRPGSRLSDDDVTDNEDDTQDRKSENSGSDQEAHEGGDGSDSEPEPPRPADSDDDDDGGSSPVKAPRPADSDDDDDDEGSLPVKSPRPADSDDDDGGSSPVKPPRPADSDDDDDGGSSPVKPPRPADSDDDDGGSSPAKRRASISDNEDEKPQPASDSDNDDQEKRASPKSGAGSESDDDKPRQKTQKSSDDEDEDGGRKEKGKWKAVMNSDSEDEEERPKKDAESDKEDAPKQRTMDSEDDDDDDMPVKRKKAVLSDSEEDEGKAVKKSRVVSDDDDSGSDENSGGPDKSLAAKLKELGSDSEDEEDTTKAEGTKDEKALFGSDSDSGGDEEEKMIADIFGESGDEEEEFTGFNQEELEGEQKQSQAAGQKNVDDSDSDDDVDRGGKDMSYMSDFDMMLARKKAQGGKRRRNRDGGTFISDADDVVSAMITKMTEAAEEDRTLNSQKKPALKKLMLLPTVVMHLKKQDLKDTFIDSGVMAAIKEWISPLPDKSLPALKIREELLKILQELPSVSQETLKLSGIGRAVMFLYKHPKESRPNKDLALKLINEWSRPIFGLTSNYKGMTREERQQRDLDQQIAPRRRLSEPQTSDRAEEPDVFAPPHSSGGQTPRRDLEKVLTGEEKALRPGDPGFCARARVPMPSNKDYVVRPKWNVDGDSSRRSFRKGMSLLEKHKRRFAEERKQRRPQGAVKISIEGNRMPL encoded by the exons ATGGATGGAGATGAGGACATTCGCTCAG ATGATGGTAGTGTCACCCCGGTTCAGGATGAGCAGGAGGATTTGAGACCTGGATCGAGACTGTCAGAT GACGATGTCACGGACAACGAAGACGACACTCAGGACAGGAAATCTGAGAACAGTGGGTCAGATCAGGAGGCCCACGAAGGAGGAGACGGAAGCGATTCAGAGCCCGAACCACCCCGACCCGCTGacagtgatgatgatgatgatggggGCAGCTCTCCTGTGAAAGCACCCCGACCCGCCGACagcgatgatgatgatgatgatgagggCAGCTTACCTGTAAAATCACCCCGACCCGCTGacagtgatgatgatgatggggGCAGCTCCCCTGTAAAACCACCCCGTCCCGCCGACAGTGATGACGATGATGATGGGGGCAGCTCCCCTGTGAAACCACCCCGACCTGCCGatagtgatgatgatgatggggGCAGCTCCCCTGCAAAACGAAGAGCCAGCATCTCTGACAATGAGGATGAGAAACCTCAACCCGCCAGCGACTCCGACAACGACGATCAGGAGAAAAGAGCCAGCCCGAAATCAGGCGCGGGCAGTGAATCAGACGATGATAAACCCAGACAGAAGACACAGAAATCCTCAGATGATGAGGATGAGGATGGAGGGAGGAAGGAGAAGGGAAAGTGGAAAGCAGTGATGAACTCAGACAGTGAGGATGAGGAGGAGAGACCGAAGAAGGACGCGGAAAGTGATAAGGAAGATGCGCCTAAACAACGGACGATGGACAGCGAAGATGATGACGACGATGACATGCCTG TGAAGAGGAAAAAGGCTGTGCTGTCGGACAGTGAGGAAGATGAAGGGAAAG cggtaaaaaagaGCAGGGTGGTGTCTGATGACGATGACTCTGGCAGTGATGAAAACTCCGGCGGTCCTGATAAAAGTTTAGCTGCTAAACTGAAGGAGCTGGGCTCAGACAGCGAGGATGAAGAGGACACGACGAAGGCAGAAGGAACTAAAGACGAGAAAGCTCTGTTCGGCTCTGACAGTGACTCCGGCGGCGATGAGGAAGA GAAAATGATCGCAGACATTTTCGGTGAGTCTGGTGATGAGGAAGAGGAGTTCACG ggCTTTAATCAAGAAGAGCTGGAGGGCGAGCAGAAGCAGTCTCAGGCAGCAGGACAGAAGAATGTGGACGACTCCGATTCAGATGATGATGTTGATAGAGGAGGAAAAGA CATGTCTTACATGTCAGATTTTGACATGATGTTGGCCCGTAAGAAAGCTCAGGGCGGGAAACGCAGACGCAATCGAGACGGCGGCACCTTCATCAGTGATGCTGACGATGTTGTCAGTGCCATGATCACCAAAATGACAGAAGCTGCTGAG GAGGACAGAACTTTAAACAGTCAGAAGAAACCGGCGCTGAAGAAGCTCATGCTTCTGCCCACAGTcgtcatgcatttaaaaaa ACAGGATCTGAAAGACACGTTTATAGACAGCGGCGTCATGGCGGCCATTAAAGAATGGATCAGTCCACTGCCGGATAAAAGTCTCCCTGCACTCAAGATCAGAGAGGAACTCCTTAAAATCCTACAGGAA cTGCCCAGCGTAAGCCAGGAAACACTGAAGCTCAGTGGAATTGGCCGAGCCGTCATGTTCCTCTACAAACACCCTAAAGAGTCTCGACCAAACAAAGATCTCGCACTGAAACTCATCA ATGAGTGGTCGCGGCCCATCTTCGGTTTAACGTCAAACTACAAGGGAATGACTCGAGAAGAGAGACAACAGAGAGATCTCGATCAACAGATCGCCCCACGCAGGCGCCTCAG TGAGCCTCAGACGTCTGATAGGGCAGAAGAACCAGACGTCTTTGCCCCTCCCCACAG CTCAGGTGGACAAACACCCCGCAGAGACCTGGAGAAAGTTCTCACAGGAGAAGAAAA GGCATTGCGGCCAGGTGACCCAGGCTTCTGTGCGAGGGCGCGTGTGCCCATGCCTTCTAATAAAGACTACGTTGTTCGACCCAAGTGGAACGTAGACGGGGACTCGAGCAGG AGGAGCTTTAGGAAAGGCATGAGCCTGCTGGAGAAGCACAAGCGACGTTTCGCTGAAGAGAGGAAACAGCGTCGCCCACAGGGAGCTGTGAAAATCAGCATTGAGGGAAACCGTATGCCCCTGTAG